From a region of the Solanum stenotomum isolate F172 chromosome 2, ASM1918654v1, whole genome shotgun sequence genome:
- the LOC125855622 gene encoding 40S ribosomal protein S21-like — protein MQNDEGQNMDLYIPRKCSATNRLITSKDHASVQLNVGHLDESGRYTGQFTTYALCGFIRAQGDADSALDRLWQKKKAEVGQQ, from the exons ATGCAGAACGACGAGGGACAAAACATGGACCTTTACATCCCTAGGAAGTG CTCTGCCACTAATAGGCTGATAACTTCCAAGGATCATGCATCTGTCCAGCTCAATGTTGGCCATTTGGATGAGTCTGGCCGATACACTGGCCAGTTCACCACTTATGCTCTCTGTGGATTTATTCGCGCCCAG GGAGACGCCGATAGTGCTCTTGATAGGCTCTGGCAGAAGAAAAAGGCTGAAGTTGGACAACAATGA
- the LOC125854523 gene encoding uncharacterized protein LOC125854523, which translates to MKMEHHLKSCTRNKNKLLTIKFITISFFTLFLVVILFHIQYSSPFDFSLSARSQTRRASLFQENYSNVIEMMTAKLKHSVTFLPLQDSRFRETATTGHTWFMSSLNDTREENEAEYLYFPSKASKGRLLCFKGRDMKDGTKNSYALAWRESLPDSAILLEGLTFVSYTYYDHTNLWHGLCAVAPFVRWSMKNECLKPERWVLFHWGELRSRMGSWIQQLMQTNFGEVKVERFDRGDNVPYCFEKAVVMRHEISQMGQENKLKTFNLLRCKARSYCGINPAGKGREINERGFPIIRLTLLMRRGSRSFKNATVVTDIFSKECARVEGCILHVVQSDDLSFCDQVKVLTNTDIVASPCGAQLTNMLFMDRESSVMEFYPKGWLEYAGSGQYAYHWMANQSGMKHQGAWWDPIGEECPSPQDQWQCFSFHKDGMVGHNETYFAEWARRVIDQVRLMKQEQASAYQANKQQHDSKACVC; encoded by the exons ATGAAAATGGAACATCATCTCAAATCGTGCACTCGAAACAAGAACAAATTGTTAACAATCAAATTCATCACTATCTCCTTTTTCACCTTGTTTCTAGTTGTCATCCTTTTCCATATCCAGTATTCATCCCCTTTTGATTTCTCCTTATCAGCAAGGTCCCAAACTCGACGAGCTTCTCTTTTCCAAGAGAATTACTCTAATGTCATTGAAATGATGACTGCAAAACTCAAACATTCTGTCACTTTCCTCCCACTCCAAGACTCTAGATTTAGAGAAACAGCTACAACAGGACACACTTGGTTTATGAGCTCTTTGAACGATACACGCGAGGAAAATGAAGCAGAATACTTGTATTTCCCTTCTAAGGCATCTAAAGGACGGCTTCTTTGCTTTAAGGGACGGGATATGAAGGATGGAACGAAGAATTCATATGCTTTGGCATGGCGAGAAAGTCTTCCAGACTCTGCTATTCTATTGGAAGGACTAACATTTGTATCGTATACATATTATGATCACACAAATTTGTGGCATGGGTTATGTGCAGTGGCTCCTTTTGttagatggtcaatgaaaaatgAATGTTTGAAGCCAGAAAGATGGGTGCTATTCCATTGGGGAGAACTGAGATCAAGAATGGGATCATGGATTCAACAACTTATGCAAACGAATTTTGGTGAAGTTAAGGTGGAAAGATTTGATAGAGGAGATAATGTACCTTACTGTTTTGAGAAAGCAGTTGTGATGAGGCATGAGATTAGTCAAATGGGACAGGAGAATAAGCTGAAGACGTTCAACTTGTTGCGTTGCAAGGCTAGGAGTTACTGTGGCATTAATCCTGCAGGCAAAGGTAGAGAGATTAATGAAAGAGGATTTCCAATTATAAGACTTACTCTCCTGATGAGAAGAGGTTCCCGGTCATTCAAGAATGCAACTGTTGTGACTGATATATTTTCAAAGGAATGTGCCCGAGTTGAAGGCTGCATTCTGCACGTAGTCCAGTCAGACGATCTATCTTTCTGCGACCAG GTGAAAGTGCTGACCAACACTGACATTGTTGCATCTCCGTGTGGAGCACAGTTAACGAATATGCTCTTCATGGACCGTGAGAGCAGTGTGATGGAATTCTACCCAAAAGGATGGTTAGAGTATGCTGGCTCAGGCCAATATGCTTACCACTGGATGGCGAATCAATCTGGGATGAAACATCAGGGTGCATGGTGGGATCCAATAGGCGAGGAGTGTCCATCCCCCCAAGATCAGTGGcagtgtttttcttttcataaagaTGGCATGGTTGGACACAACGAGACCTATTTTGCCGAATGGGCTAGAAGAGTCATCGATCAAGTAAGGCTAATGAAGCAGGAGCAAGCCTCTGCATATCAAGCAAACAAGCAACAACATGATTCAAAAGCATGTGTTTGCTAG
- the LOC125854536 gene encoding bet1-like protein At4g14600 codes for MASSSHRGGDFYGAASYRSRDGLSTRQVGGADEIQLRIDPMHGDLDDEITGLRKQVKQLRNVAQEIESEAKYQNDFINQLQMTLIKAQAGVKNNMRRLNRSIIQEGSNHVMHVVLFALFCFFVIYWLAKFSRR; via the exons ATGGCTTCTAGCTCTCATAGAGGCGGTGATTTCTACGGTGCTGCTTCCTATAGATCCAG GGATGGATTGAGTACGAGGCAAGTAGGTGGTGCAGATGAAATACAGTTGCGGATTGATCCGATGCACGGAGACCTAGATGATGAGATCACAGGTCTTCGCAAGCAAGTAAAACAGCTCAGAAAT GTAGCACAAGAAATTGAGTCGGAAGCAAAGTATCAGAATGATTTTATTAACCAACTG CAAATGACATTGATCAAAGCTCAGGCAGGAGTAAAGAACAACATGAGACGGTTGAACAGGAGTATCATCCAAGAAGGATCAAACCATGTGATGCATGTGGTTCTTTTTGCTCTATTTTGCTTCTTTGTAATATATTGGTTGGCCAAATTTTCACGGAGATAA
- the LOC125854524 gene encoding uncharacterized protein LOC125854524 — protein sequence MEDHLKLCTQSKRKCFTKFISIFVSSLFLVIILFQIQYSSPFEFSLSARSQRWGFLSQENYSGVIETMTEELKISVTFLPLVDLRFRETATTGHTWFMSSLNDTLEENETEHLYFPSKASKGRLLCFKGRNTRDGTKNSYALAWRGSLPESAILLEGLTFVSDTYYNHENLWHGICAMTPLVRWSMKNECLKPTRWVLFHWGELRLRMGSWLQQLMQASFGEVKVEGFDRGDVPYCFEKAIVMRHDLGQITRENKLKVSDLLRCKARSYCGLKPAGKGREMNERGFPIIRLTLLMRRGSRSFKNATAVTDIFAKECARVEGCILHIVQSEDLSFCDQVKVLTNTDIVASPHGAQLTNMLFMDRESSVMEFFPKGWLENAGVGQYAHHWMADQSGMKHQGAWWDPIGKDCPSPQDHLQCFLFHKDGMVGHNETYFAEWARRVIDQVKLSKVGKPSEDQAKQQHDSKACTC from the exons ATGGAAGATCATCTCAAGTTATGCACACAAAGCAAGAGAAAATGCTTCACAAAATTCATCAGCATCTTTGTTTCCTCCTTGTTCCTGGTTATCATCCTTTTCCAAATCCAGTATTCATCCCCTTTTGAGTTCTCTTTATCAGCAAGATCCCAAAGATGGGGTTTTCTTTCTCAAGAAAATTACTCCGGTGTCATCGAGACCATGACTGAAGAACTCAAAATCTCTGTTACTTTCCTCCCCCTTGTAGACCTTAGATTTAGAGAAACAGCCACAACTGGCCACACATGGTTTATGAGCTCTTTGAATGACACACTCGAGGAAAATGAGACGGAACACTTGTATTTCCCTTCCAAAGCATCCAAAGGACGCCTTCTTTGCTTTAAAGGAAGGAACACTAGGGATGGCACAAAGAATTCATATGCTTTGGCATGGCGAGGAAGTCTTCCAGAATCTGCTATTCTATTGGAAGGCCTAACATTTGTTTCGGACACATACTACAACCATGAAAATCTGTGGCATGGAATATGTGCAATGACTCCTCTTgtaagatggtcaatgaaaaatgAGTGCTTGAAGCCCACAAGATGGGTGCTATTCCACTGGGGAGAACTGAGATTAAGAATGGGATCATGGCTTCAACAACTTATGCAAGCTAGTTTTGGTGAAGTCAAGGTGGAAGGATTTGATAGAGGAGATGTACCTTACTGTTTTGAGAAAGCCATTGTCATGAGGCATGATCTAGGCCAAATTACGCGGGAGAACAAGCTGAAGGTGTCCGACCTTCTGCGCTGCAAAGCAAGGAGCTACTGTGGCCTTAAACCTGCAGGCAAAGGTAGAGAGATGAATGAAAGAGGATTTCCAATTATAAGACTTACACTACTAATGAGAAGAGGTTCTCGCTCGTTCAAGAATGCAACTGCTGTGACTGATATATTTGCAAAGGAATGTGCCCGAGTTGAAGGCTGCATTCTGCACATAGTTCAGTCGGAAGATTTATCTTTCTGTGACCAG GTGAAAGTGCTGACCAACACTGACATTGTTGCATCTCCACATGGAGCACAATTAACAAATATGCTCTTCATGGACCGCGAGAGCAGTGTAATGGAGTTCTTCCCAAAAGGATGGTTAGAGAATGCTGGTGTAGGACAATATGCTCACCACTGGATGGCAGATCAATCGGGGATGAAACATCAGGGTGCCTGGTGGGATCCAATAGGCAAAGATTGTCCATCGCCACAAGATCATCTGCAGTGCTTTCTTTTTCATAAAGATGGCATGGTTGGACATAACGAAACCTATTTTGCAGAATGGGCAAGGAGAGTGATTGATCAGGTTAAGCTAAGCAAGGTGGGGAAACCCTCTGAAGACCAAGCAAAGCAACAACATGATTCAAAAGCATGTACCTGCTAG